The DNA window GGTGGCGTCGGCACGTTCTGCCGTGGATCGTATCGCCGACGCAAGGCCGCGCGACGCGCTTCGGGACTGGTCGCAATCGCGGCCGGCTCATCGGTCCGATGCCGCGTGAACCAGGTCATCAGGGCCGGCAGCATCACGAGCGATGTAAACAGACAGCACGTCACACCGATGGTCAGCACGCGTCCCAGGCTTTGCAATCCTTGATGGCTGGCGATCATCAGGGCGCCGAAGCCAACGATCGTCGTCAGCGAATCAACCAGCACCGCCACGGCGGTGGATTGCGAGATCTTGTATTTCCCCTTCTGATCGAGGAAATCGTGAACGATGTGTACGCCTTCGTCGACGCTGATCCCCAACAGCAGCGGCAGCGCGATCATGTTGGCCGGATTGAGCGGAATACCCAACAGGCCCAACAGGCCGAACGTTTGCGCCAGCCCCACGGCCAATGGCAAGAGGGCGAGCAACGTGTAGCGAATGCTGCGGAAATCGAAGAGCAATAGCGCGCTGATCACGATCAAGGCATACAGCGCCGATTTCTCGAAGCTCTGCTTCATCTCGAGCGAAGCTTCGTACGCCTGCAGCGGGTTGCCGGTCGCCCGCGGATCGACCGAGCGCACGTCCTGCACGAATTTGCCGAGCGCTTCCATGTCCCAGATATTGCCCCGCCCGTAAATCTTCAGCAGGTGCAGGCCGTGGGCGCCGACGAAGCGGCTGGTCAGGCTTTCGGGCAGGTCGGTCAGCTTGGGCGGCTCGGGATTGGCCATGCTTTTCAGGACGTACAGCCGGCTCAAAAGGTCGCCGGCCATTTGCTGCTGATACTGCGAAACCAGCGCGCGGCACTCCGAGACCTGCATCCGTCGCAGTTTGTCGCGCGACTGCTCCAGATCGACTTCCGCCCGCGACCGTGAACTGCGCCGGGCGATCAACTCCTGCGCCCGGGCCAGCAGTCGCCCCAACTCCTCCGGGCGATCAACCGGAATCACCGGCGGGCGCTCGGGCAGGGTATCCAATTGCTGTCGGATGCGCGCGATCAAGGGCGCTTTCACTTCGTGATCCGAAGGGAGCAGCGAGACAATTTCCTCGGTCCGCTCGATGGAGTCGATTTTCAGGAACTCGGCCTTGCGCTTGAGCAGCTCTTCGCGATTCTCGGCGATCGACAGAGCGTACCACATGCTCTGGTCGCTCTCGGCCAGCAGCTTGCGTTCGAGCTCGACGCTTTCCAGCCCCACCGGCTGCATATTCAAAAGATTGTGGTCGTACCAAAGCCGCGTCATGCCGCAAGAAATCACCACCGTGCCCGCCACCGTGGCGAACAGCAGCAGCCGGGGCATCTTCATCAGCGGATTGATCATCGAGTGGATGGGCAGACTCTCGGGCATTCGCTTGCCATAGCCGCTGCGGTCGACCAGGCAAATGACGGCCGGCAGAATCACGAGTTCGGCAATCGCGCACAAGATGATGCCGCCGCCGGCGATGACCCCCAATTCGGCAATGCCGATGAAGTTCGTGAAGCCGGCGGCGAAGAAGGCCACGGCGGTAGTGATGGCGCCTGTCAGAATCGAGGGCCCCACCTCGAACGAGGCACGGATCAAGGCATCGGGGCAGCTATAGCGCTCGTCGCGCAGTTGCAGATACCGCGCGGAGTAGTACACGCCATAGTCGATGCCGATGCCGATGAGCGTGGCCGTGAACGAGACGCTGAGAATGTTTAAATGCCCTACGACCAGCGTCACGTAACCGAACGCCCAGGCCATGCCCAAGAGCAGCACGAGGTTGGCCAAGAGAGCGTGGCGTATGCCGCCAAAGCCGGCGACGAACAAAGCTCCGACGCCCAGCATCGACACCATGCTGGCCCAGAACATCGACGTTTGGCTCGATCGCATCTCGTCGTTTTCCATGATCGGCAAGCCGGTCAGGCCGATCTTGGTTTCGGGATGCCGCGCCGACATCTGCGCGATCAGATCACGGAGAGCGTCGGTCGCCTCGGTGGCCCTGGCGAACTCGTCCTTGCCCTTGGCCAGCCGTAACGCGACGAAGCCGAGCTTGCCTTCCTTGGTCAGCAGGTACTCGCCCGACAACTCGCTGAGCGTGGCGAACGACTGCGGCATAGCGGGCCACGGCGACTCGTAACGACCGGCGTGCGAGAGCGCTGCATTCAAGCTGGTGGCGAAGCGTTCGGCTTCGGCGTCGATCGCGGCGCCGGCCGGATCGGCCGGAGCACGAGCGCTGGCTTCGAGCCGCGCACAGAGCCCCTCGGTCATATGCCCGAGGTTCAATAGCGACCAGTTGCCGCCGACGATTGGCCCCACCTCGGTCAAGAAGCCGTCGAGCCGCATCAGCTCTTCGGGCGACAGGTAATGCAATCCCTTGGAGCGGATCTTGCCGAGATTGACTTCGTGCAAAACGGCGTGAAATAGCCGCTCTTGCCGCGCCAATGCTTGCGAGATTTCTTGCAGTACAGGAACGACCTGGTCTCGATTGGCTCCCTCGACAACCACGACCGCATCGTCGTCGTCGCCGAATTCATTGATGTATTCGATCCACAGGCGGTTGTAGTCGCTCTCGGGATTTAGAAGATCGAGCCGGCTGGTGTGGAAGCTGAGGCGCGTCGTCGTCAGGTAGATCGAGACACAGGCCAGGGCCACACCCAGCGTCACTGTGGCGACCGGAAAGCGCACGACGGCCCGGGTCAGGGCGCTCATGGCATGCGCTAACAGCGAAAACTCACCCTGCGGCGTCCTATCCGCGGACATGAGGCGATCCATCGAGGTTGGCGAAATCGAAGTGGCAATAACCGCTGCAGCGTGCCACACACGCATCCTGCGCGAGCGCACGCTTCAACCAGGCTCGTGGCAACCGCGTGTAACA is part of the Pirellulales bacterium genome and encodes:
- a CDS encoding MMPL family transporter yields the protein MSADRTPQGEFSLLAHAMSALTRAVVRFPVATVTLGVALACVSIYLTTTRLSFHTSRLDLLNPESDYNRLWIEYINEFGDDDDAVVVVEGANRDQVVPVLQEISQALARQERLFHAVLHEVNLGKIRSKGLHYLSPEELMRLDGFLTEVGPIVGGNWSLLNLGHMTEGLCARLEASARAPADPAGAAIDAEAERFATSLNAALSHAGRYESPWPAMPQSFATLSELSGEYLLTKEGKLGFVALRLAKGKDEFARATEATDALRDLIAQMSARHPETKIGLTGLPIMENDEMRSSQTSMFWASMVSMLGVGALFVAGFGGIRHALLANLVLLLGMAWAFGYVTLVVGHLNILSVSFTATLIGIGIDYGVYYSARYLQLRDERYSCPDALIRASFEVGPSILTGAITTAVAFFAAGFTNFIGIAELGVIAGGGIILCAIAELVILPAVICLVDRSGYGKRMPESLPIHSMINPLMKMPRLLLFATVAGTVVISCGMTRLWYDHNLLNMQPVGLESVELERKLLAESDQSMWYALSIAENREELLKRKAEFLKIDSIERTEEIVSLLPSDHEVKAPLIARIRQQLDTLPERPPVIPVDRPEELGRLLARAQELIARRSSRSRAEVDLEQSRDKLRRMQVSECRALVSQYQQQMAGDLLSRLYVLKSMANPEPPKLTDLPESLTSRFVGAHGLHLLKIYGRGNIWDMEALGKFVQDVRSVDPRATGNPLQAYEASLEMKQSFEKSALYALIVISALLLFDFRSIRYTLLALLPLAVGLAQTFGLLGLLGIPLNPANMIALPLLLGISVDEGVHIVHDFLDQKGKYKISQSTAVAVLVDSLTTIVGFGALMIASHQGLQSLGRVLTIGVTCCLFTSLVMLPALMTWFTRHRTDEPAAIATSPEARRAALRRRYDPRQNVPTPP